In the Chroogloeocystis siderophila 5.2 s.c.1 genome, CAGGGCAAACCTGAATACAAATACCGCAGTCAATGCAGGTAGCAAAATCAATCCAGAACCATTCCGTACCCTTCATGTTTTTTCCTGGTCCAGGGTGAATACAAGCTACAGGACAAGCATCAACGCAGTCAGCAACTCCTTCACAAGTTTCTGTAACGATTGTAT is a window encoding:
- a CDS encoding indolepyruvate ferredoxin oxidoreductase subunit alpha; this encodes MPHTIVTETCEGVADCVDACPVACIHPGPGKNMKGTEWFWIDFATCIDCGICIQVCPVEGAIVPEERPELQKNP